Genomic window (Salvelinus sp. IW2-2015 unplaced genomic scaffold, ASM291031v2 Un_scaffold5505, whole genome shotgun sequence):
CCCCCttacaccctaacccctacaccctaaaccctaacccccctacaccctaacccctacaccctaacccctacaccctaaccactCTACACCCGAACCCCCTACACCCTACCCTAAcccccctaacccctaaacccccctacaccctaaccctaaccccccttacaccctaacccctaacccccctacaccctaacccctaaccccctaccaccctaaccctaaccccctacaccctaacccccctacaccctaacccctacaccctaaccctaacccccctaCACCCCTCAACCCCTAACCCCCCCTACaccctaaacccctaaccccCCTACACCCCTAaccccctacaccctaaccccctacaccctaacccctaccacCCTAACCTCTACCTGACTGACGAGGCCCAGTCACTGAAGACGAGATGGACGTACTCAAGTAGGAactacaccctaacccctacaccctaacccctaccctaacccctacaccctaaccctacACCCTACCCCTACAACCCTAACCACTCTACACCCTAACCACCCCCTACAACCCCTAacctacaccctaacccctaaccctggcTGACGAGGCCCAGTCACTGAAGGGACTTGATGAACGTACTCACACAACTGTGTCTCCTTTTTCATGGTTGAGGGTCAATCCCAATTTGTAATTTCCAGGTTTTCATTTGCGAACTGACCCAACCATGGCGGGCGCCTAACACTCAAGAGGTAACCCAGCTAGCATGTCGAGGTCGGACTAGTGGCTGCCCGTCGACATAGTTGGCAGCCACTGATGACACGTACACTACCCTAAGCTTGTGTACGTGTCCCAGCAGACACTCGTCGGACAAGGTGTCCAAGCTTGAGGTCATGGTGGTATGTATAAGAAGAAGCTGGAAGACCTGGGAGATCTGAGGAGACAGGTGAGCTGTTTTTGGGAGGGGGAGGAAATACACCATCTACATGCAGAACACTGTCAGTCTGGAGGCAGGAAAAAGTACGCAAGGCCAACCACCATGAGAGGACAGCTGGGAGTCCTACAAGAGACAGGTATTGCGATAGAGACTGcacaccactaccacaccacTGAGAGGACAGCTGGAGTTCGCTACAAGAGGACAGGTGTGGATCCGCGAGACTGAACCACCGCCACACACCAAAcgacaaaacacacagagagacagtttaACAGATGTCCTCGTTGTCCCCAGGATGGTAGAGCTGCAGAACAAGCCTGTCTGAGGAGTCTAAAAGAGCAGACAAGATGGAGTTTGAATACCAAGAGACTCAAGGAGAAGGTggactctccccctcccccctatgCAGAAAGAAGGAGGTAGGTGCTTAACCAATGGTTCATTCACTTTACCAGACTGTACTACAGTACCTACTATagttacagtactgtactgcATACTACTATAGTTTTATAGTACTGTACTGCCAGCACTACTATAGTTGACAGGACATGTTACTGCAGTACTACATagtttacagtactgtactgcaGTACTACCTATAGtgttacactactgctactactatagtTTAACAGTAACTGTACGCAGTACTATATagttttacagtactgtactacaTACTACTATAGTTTAcaaactactgctactactataagttttacagtactgtactgccaGTTACCTAACTATAGTTTATAGTACTGACTACAGTTACTGCTATagtttacagtactgtactacaGTACTGCTATAGTTTATAGTGACTGTTACTACAGTTACTGCTATAGTTTACAGTGCTGTACTACAAGTACTACTATAAGTTTTACGTACTGTAAAACTGCAGTACTACTATAGTTTATAGTACTGTACTAAAACAGTATGCTTATAGTTTACAGTACTGCTTACTACAGTACTGCAATAGGTTTATTGTACTGACTACAGTACTTGCTATAGTTTATAGTACTGCTACTACAGACTGCTATAGTTACAGTACTGACTACAGATCACTATAGTGTATCAACTCTGTACTGCAGTACTACTATATGTTTACTAAGTTTACCATGTACTACTATAGTTTACAGACTGTACTGCAGATACCTTGTTTACAAGGTACTGCTTACTACTATAGTTACACTACTGTATACTATACAGTATTACTAGTACTTACTGTCCAGTATACATACTATAGTATTACAtactgtactacagtactactatagTTTACACTACGACTGTACTACTTAGTTAAGTACGACTGGTACTACTATAGTTAATACTGTACTACATACTCCAAGTTACGTACTAAATATGCTATTCGATAAACTGTCATACCGATGCAGTACCAGTACCTACTACTATAGTTTACAGTACTTGTACTGGCCATACTACTATGAGTTTTATAGTTACGTACTACAGTACTGCGTGTTAAAGTATGTACTACAGCTTACATACCTGCTCTACAGTACTGCTATAGTTTATAGTATCTTACTACAGTACTGCATATAGTACGCTGTATCAGTCGCATGTTACAGTACGTACTACTATAGTTTACAGTACTTACTAGCATACTACTATAGTTTACAGTTACGTATACTTAGTTCTACAGTTATACAGACTGCATGTTTACAACTCCCTACGTATTAGGTAGTACGGACTACAACTATATTTACTAGTACTACTGACTGACTACCTAGTTTACATAGTACTACATACTACTATAGTATCAGTTACTGTACTACTATAAGTTACAGTCTTACACAAGACCTACATGTTAAACTGGACTACCAGTAGCTACTTAGTTTACAACTACTAGTACTTACTATAGTTTACAAGAAACTCGTACATCTATAGATTACAAGTACTGTATACAGTTACAACGTAACATAGCTATAGTTTAGTAATGTATCTACTGACTGCTATAGTTAACAGTGCTCTACTACGAAGTACTTTACTATAGTAATATACTTACTCCATACGTACACAGTAAACATAGAACTAGTCAGGTAGGTCTACAGTAGCTAGTCATTACTGTCTACGACTGCTAGCTTACAGATTCACTACTATAGTTTACTCATACCTGTTAAGCTGCACTATAGTTAGTATTACTACTGATAGTTTACAGTACTGTTCTACTTGTTACAGACTGTAACTACAGCTTTATAGTACGTACTAAGTACGACTATTCACGATGTTACGTTACTAGTATACTATATAGTTACAACTGTACGATACAGTTACTACTTATATTTACCGTACTGTAATAACTACTATAGTGTACACGTACTTATAGTACTACATAGTTTACATACTGTCTAACATAACTATAGTTTACTGTACTACATTGTACTACTATcgtttacagtactgtacatatttACAGTTACTACTACAAGTTACATACGTTACTCACTAGTTACTGCTACTACAGACTACATAGTTACGTACATACTACACGTTACAGTAccgtactacagtactactatagTTACAGTACTTACTACAGTACTAACTATAGTTTACTAGCTACTTGACTCACGTACTAACTAAGTATTATAGTACATGCTAATAACTAACTATAGTAAGTCTTACTACAGTGACTAGTTATTACGTAACAGTACTTACTTATagtttacagtactgtactaccaatattatatatatactgtactactAATATAGTTCATAGTACTTAACAAGCTATATTTACATTATTTACGCTAATTACCAGTACTGTACTACATGTACTACTATAGTTATATACTGTACGACAGTACTACTATAGTTTCAGTACTATACAGTACTACTATagtttacagtactgtactactATAGTTTTATACTGTTACTACAGTACTGACTAGTAGTTTACAGTAATTGTTACTCTATAGTTACTACGTACTACATACTTACTATAGTTTATAGtactgtactacagtactactatgtTTACAGTacgtactaccatactactatagtttacatactgtacactaatAGTGTATAGTACATGCTACTACATATACTATTAGTTACATACGGTACTACGTACTGCATATTATGTTTAAGTACTGTACTACTATTAGTTTACCagttactgtactactgtactgctaTAGTTTACAGAACAAATCAGATCTTTCATCTTTCCTATTGTCAACAGTCATCTTGATAACGGAAGTAGACATAAAACAGGAAGCAACCGTCACAACAGCATCtcacttccccctctcccttctcttctcccctcttttctctcctctctttctccccctctctcctcctctctccatctctttctctctcccctcttctttctctctccctctctttctctctcccctctctccttctcttttcttctcttcccctctctctctctctctacctctcttctctctcgccctctctctctctcctcccctcccctctctctcccattctctttctcttctcctctcctctctcccccatctctctctcttctctccttttctacCGCCTCCAGCGCTATGAGGTCAGAGAGAGACTCCCTAAAGGGCCTTGAGGAGCGCGTTTGTTGAGGCTTTCAGGAAGACAACTGTTCGACAGCGGTAACAGTCACAGACACCTCTGCTCTCCATCGTTGATCTGTTGATCCCTCAAGTGTCTCCCCTGTTGTCAGAAAAGACctgctacagtatgttactgAAAGCATGTAACAGGGTTAGGGCTGTGCTACTCGTAGGGTGTATAGCTGCTCGGAGGGCTGTTGCTACTCGCAGGCGCTGTTGCTACTCGTAGGGCTGTTGGCTACGCGTAGGGCTGTTGCTGCCTCGTAGCGCTGTTGCTGCTCGTAGGCTGTTGCTACTCGTAGGCTGTTGCTACTCGTAGGGGCTGTTGCTGCTCGTAGGGGCTGTTGCTGCTCGTAGGGGCTGTTGCTACTCGTAGGGGCTGTTGCTACTCGTAGGGGCTGTTGCTACTCGTAGGGCTGTTGCTGCTCGTAGGGCTGTTGCTGCTCGTAGGGCTGTTGCTGCTCGTAGGGGCTGTTGCTACTCGTAGCAGTGACGTTTTTGGCGTAGTTAGTTCTTGTTCATGTCCCTACAGGGCCTCTAGTCTAAGTAATCAGTGATTGTGTCTAACATAACGTCTTTGTGTTTCTCCAGGCATGGTTCCACTCGGCAGTAACGAGGGCTCTGATTCGCTGGCTGCAGAGATCGTCACCCCAGAGATCCGGTATGATTTGTTGAGCCCCCAGACTAAATCCTGCATATTACATTCACCCATAATGCAGCTCACACAATGTTTACCTTCATCCAACAGGCTCTTTTGTGCTTCGAGGAATGTTGAAATCTAgcgtttttctgttgtgtttaaCTACCCCCCCCAGTCCTCACGCTGATGTGTTATCTGTTGTCATACTTCCGAAACATTTCGAAGATTAGTACTCTGTATCCGTTTCCGTTAGATACCCATATGTTTATAAATCCTTCTCGAGGCTCGTTAACTTTGTGACCACTTCAAAGAAATACGCTAAACCAATTAGACcgttctcttcttctctggcCGTTTCCCCTCTGGCCGTTTCCCCTCTGGCCGTTTCCCCTCTGGTCGGGTTTTACGTTCTCCGCTCTGCTCGACACAgccagatacactacatgatcaaaagtatgtggacacctgctcgtccaacatctcattccaaaatcatgcacgttaatatggagttggtcccctcccCTTTGctggctataacagcctcctttCTTCTgagaaggatttccactagatgttggacacATTACTGTGGGGGACTTCCTAGAcgtttcacaataacagcacttaccgtTGACCGGGgaaactctagcagggcagagatttgacttactgacttgttggaggaaactgtggcatcctatgatggtgccacgttgaaaagtcactgagctcgttCAGTAAGCCattatgtttgtctatggagattgcatgtcggtgtgctcgattttatacagctgtcagcaacaggtgcGGCTGAAATAGCGAATTTActcatttgaagggtgtccacgtAGTTTTGTATCATGAGTGCTACAATTCATGAAGAATCACAAAGAATTGATCAAGAAGTTTAAGTGAACACTTTATTGGTTTCTGTGCAGCTGGAATCATTAGTCACTTGTGTACCTTCAAGGCTTTTATTTGTGCTCTGTAAGAAGACTGATGAATGGCCTGTCGAGAATGTACTATATATAGACATGATGAATGGCCTGGCAGGGTAATGTACTATATAGACTGATGAGTGGCCTGGCTGGGTAATGTACTATAGACCATGAGTGGCCTGGCAGCGGTAATGTCNNNNNNNNNNNNNNNNNNNNNNNNNNNNNNNNNNNNNNNNNNNNNNNNNNNNNNNNNNNNNNNNNNNNNNNNNNNNNNNNNNNNNNNNNNNNNNNNNNNNNNNNNNNNNNNNNNNNNNNNNNNNNNNNNNNNNNNNNNNNNNNNNNNNNNNNNNNNNNNNNNNNNNNNNNNNNNNNNNNNNNNNNNNNNNNNNNNNNNNNNNNNNNNNNNNNNNNNNNNNNNNNNNNNNNNNNNNNNNNNNNNNNNNNNNNNNNNNNNNNNNNNNNNNNNNNNNNNNNNNNNNNNNNNNNNNNNNNNNNNNNNNNNNNNNNNNNNNNNNNNNNNNNNNNNNNNNNNNNNNNNNNNNNNNNNNNNNNNNNNNNNNNNNNNNNNNNNNNNNNNNNNNNNNNNNNNNNNNNNNNNNNNNNNNNNNNNNNNNNNNNNNNNNNNNNNNNNNNNNNNNNNNNNNNNNNNNNNNNNNNNNNNNNNNNNNNNNNNNNNNNNNNNNNNNNNNNNNNNNNNNNNNNNNNNNNNNNNNNNNNNNNNNNNNNNNNNNNNNNNNNNNNNNNNNNNNNNNNNNNNNNNNNNNNNNNNNNNNNNNNNNNNNNNNNNNNNNNNNNNNNNNNNNNNNNNNNNNNNNNNNNNNNNNNNNNNNNNNNNNNNNNNNNNNNNNNNNNNNNNNNNNNNNNNNNNNNNNNNNNNNNNNNNNNNNNNNNNNNNNNNNNNNNNNNNNNNNNNNNNNNNNNNNNNNNNNNNNNNNNNNNNNNNNNNNNNNNNNNNNNNNNNNNNNNNNNNNNNNNNNNNNNNNNNNNNNNNNNNNNNNNNNNNNNNNNNNNNNNNNNNNNNNNNNNNNNNNNNNNNNNNNNNNNNNNNNNNNNNNNNNNNNNNNNNNNNNNNNNNNNNNNNNNNNNNNNNNNNNNNNNNNNNNNNNNNNNNNNNNNNNNNNNNNNNNNNNNNNNNNNNNNNNNNNNNNNNNNNNNNNNNNNNNNNNNNNNNNNNNNNNNNNNNNNNNNNNNNNNNNNNNNNNNNNNNNNNNNNNNNNNNNNNNNNNNNNNNNNNNNNNNNNNNNNNNNNNNNNNNNNNNNNNNNNNNNNNNNNNNNNNNNNNNNNNNNNNNNNNNNNNNNNNNNNNNNNNNNNNNNNNNNNNNNNNNNNNNNNNNNNNNNNNNNNNNNNNNNNNNNNNNNNNNNNNNNNNNNNNNNNNNNNNNNNNNNNNNNNNNNNNNNNNNNNNNNNNNNNNNNNNNNNNNNNNNNNNNNNNNNNNNNNNNNNNNNNNNNNNNNNNNNNNNNNNNNNNNNNNNNNNNNNNNNNNNNNNNNNNNNNNNNNNNNNNNNNNNNNNNNNNNNNNNNNNNNNNNNNNNNNNNNNNNNNNNNNNNNNNNNNNNNNNNNNNNNNNNNNNNNNNNNNNNNNNNNNNNNNNNNNNNNNNNNNNNNNNNNNNNNNNNNNNNNNNNNNNNNNNNNNNNNNNNNNNNNNNNNNNNNNNNNNNNNNNNNNNNNNNNNNNNNNNNNNNNNNNNNNNNNNNNNNNNNNNNNNNNNNNNNNNNNNNNNNNNNNNNNNNNNNNNNNNNNNNNNNNNNNNNNNNNNNNNNNNNNNNNNNNNNNNNNNNNNNNNNNNNNNNNNNNNNNNNNNNNNNNNNNNNNNNNNNNNNNNNNNNNNNNNNNNNNNNNNNNNNNNNNNNNNNNNNNNNNNNNNNNNNNNNNNNNNNNNNNNNNNNNNNNNNNNNNNNNNNNNNNNNNNNNNNNNNNNNNNNNNNNNNNNNNNNNNNNNNNNNNNNNNNNNNNNNNNNNNNNNNNNNNNNNNNNNNNNNNNNNNNNNNNNNNNNNNNNNNNNNNNNNNNNNNNNNNNNNNNNNNNNNNNNNNNNNNNNNNNNNNNNNNNNNNNNNNNNNNNNNNNNNNNNNNNNNNNNNNNNNNNNNNNNNNNNNNNNNNNNNNNNNNNNACTGCTCTGTTAGAAGGCTGTGACTGGTCTGGCTGGGTATTACTGCTCTGTAGAAGGCTGCATGACTGGTCTGGCTGGGTATGTTACTGCTCTGTTGAAGGCTCGATGACTGGTCTGGCTGAGGTAATGCTATGCTCTTGTAGAAGGCTGTGATGGTCTGGGCTGGGTAATGTACTGCTCTTGAAAGGGAGGCCTTTGATGAGTGGCCTGGTGGGTAATTGTACTGTCATGTAGTAACTTGATGTCCTGGTCTGGCTTGGTATTGTCTCTTGTAAGAAGAGTGATGATGGTCTGTCGAGTAATGTACTACGTATATAGCTGATGAACTGGCCTGGCATGGTAATGTACTTAGTACTTAGAGCTGATGAGTGGGACCTGGAGCTGATGGTAATGTACTGCCTTGTAGAAGGCTGATGAGTGTTTGGGCCTGGCTCTAGTGGCTGGAAACCACAGCTTAGTGTTAGTGTAGCATAGCTCATTCTAGTGGCTGGAACAAGCTAGCGTTAGTGTAGTCAGTTCTAGTGGCTGGAAACACAGCTAGCATGTAGCGTAGCATAGCTCAGTCGTAGTGCTGGAAACAAGCTAGCGTTAAGCCGTAGCCTAGCTGCAGTCTGAGTAGGCTGAAACACAGCTAGCGTTAGTGTAGTCATAGTTCAGTTCAGTGGCTGGAAAAAGCTAGCCGGTAGATGTAGTATAGCATGCAGTCTAGTGGCTGCGAAACACAGCTAGCGTTAGTGTAGCATAGCTCAGTCTAGTTGCTGGAAACACAGCTAGCGTTAGCGTAGCATGAGCTCAGGATGTAGGCTGGAAAACAAGCTTGCAGTTAGTGTAGACTATAGGCTCAGTCTAAGTGGCTGGGAACCACAGCTAGCGTTAGTGTAGTAAATAGCTCCGTCTAGTGGCCTGGAAACAAGCTCGTTAGTGTAGCATACTCAGTCTAGTGGCTGGAAACACAGCTAGCGTTAGTGTAGCGTAGCTCAGATAAGCTTTTCCACTGTAACTAAATACTCCTAAACCATTCTAACTGTAATTTAGTTGGAAGCCTGTAGCCCAGTGTTATTCTAAGTCGGTGTTGCGGTGGAATTACAGTGGGGTCGCCAAAtaaagctttaaaaaaataataacttgcTCGTGTAGATTATTTTATGTAACAAtaaacaacatttttgagaaagatcatttgaaaaatataattttgattaaatgtattttattgtttctcTTAATTTTGATAATTAATTTTATGTTATTTGTTGACGTCCAAATGGAAAGGTTGTGTCGTTAGATTTGGGGTGGTGGTCGGCAGAAATTCTGGTGGAAAAAATGGTGTCTCCGTTGAAAAGGTTTGAAAAGCACTGCTGTAGCTCCACCCCGGGCAGCCAGCAGACAGCCTCTGGATACTAGTGCTgagcaaatcaaaataaaatactaTTTTGGAGGTTGTTTCGGTtgaattcaatttaaaaaatgtttacatttacattaaatgcactatgcattatgtgggatGAATTCTGTAAcaaaacagaataaaacaatgaataaaagtcccataatggtagtgactgtccattactgcttatcacttattaaccaacatttattcacattactttactttaatacaatatttcagttgttgtgtttattacatttgttttatttgataactttatgatttaattccaagtcatcatctcatctctatagagctgctgtctgacaaaaatcactattttagtagttcttcaaagtaaataaggcatactttatgactgctgaataccaactatcagtACCTTAGAGCCCTGCCTCCATCTGTTTGCTTAGAATTttagggacagtaaggagacctgcgtcttgtgaccgtagcgtacgtgtaggtaagtacggcaggaccaaatcggagagataggtagaaGCAAGTCCAtgcaatgctttgtaggttaaaaccttgaaatcagccctagccttaacaggaagccagtgtagagaggctagcactggaataatatgatcacattgtttggttctagtcaggattctagcagccgtgtttagcactaactgaagtttatttagtgctttatccaggtagccggaaagtagagcattgcagtagtctaacctagaagtgacaaaagcatggattagcttttcggCATCATTTCTAGACTAAAAGTTTCTGATTTTCACAATGTTATGAAGATGAGGGGAAAAAGCTGCTCTTCAAATATTTAGTAAacgtttgtcaaaagagagatcatggtccagagtaacacagagggcagttttatttgagatgactgtacaaccgtCAAGATTAActgtcagatcaaacagcagatctctttgtttcttgggacctagaattatcatctctgttttgtctgagtttatatgtaaaacatttgctgccgtccacttccttatgtctgaaacacaggcttccagggaaggcaattttggggcttcaccatgttttatCAAAATATACAGCTGTGTTTCATCTGCACAACAATGaatgttgacattgtgtttccgaatgacatccccaagaggtaaaatatatagtgaaaacaatagtggtcctaaaacagattGATTtgacagaggacaaaccatccacagagacaaactgatatctttccgacagataagatctaaaccaggcaggaacttgtccgtgtagaccaattagggttccTAACTATCCTAACTAGACGTGTTATGTCCTAACTAGACGCGTTATGTCCTAACTAGACGCGTTATGTCCTAACTAGACGCGTTATGTCCTAACTAGACGCGTTATGTCCTAACTAGACGCGTTATGTACTAACTAGACGGTTATCCCTAACTAGGACGTGTTATACCCGTTAATAGAACGCTTATACCGCTAAGCTAGACGCGGTTATGTCCTAACTAGAGCGTTATGTCTACTGACGCGTTATGTTCCTAACTAGACGCGTTATGTCCTTTTAACTGAGACGCGTTTATGTCCTAACTAGACgcgtttttttaattttttaatgtttttgttttgtttttttatgtgtggtgggtgtttggggtggtgttgtgtgttgttgtcccTACTAGACGCGTTATTGTCCCTAACTAGACGCGTTATACCCTAAACTAGACGCGTTTATGTCCTAACTAACGCTGGGAGGGTGCCTAGACTAGGAGGCGGCGGTTATTTCCGGGGTAACTAGACGTGTTATGTTCGCGGCAACTAGACTGGTTAGTGGTCCTAACTAGACTGTGTATGCCCGTAACTAGGACGGCGGGTATATCCTAACTAGACAATATGGCGCTGTAAAGGTTTGGGGAAAGTTTGTGTAATGCTAAATAAAATCAGGGAGGGAAGAGTGAACTTTAGGTCCTTTGCATTAAATTTTGAGCGGACGTTTGTACAGAAAGATTTCCAGATTACAGGGATCGAAGAGAATGATGCGTACTGTGGTTGTGTGCTCTCGGTCGCGTCTCTCGTCTGTCCCTCGCTTCGTCTtccccctcctctgctctcccctcctctctcctcgcctctgcGTGCGCCCGTCTCTCCTGGGTCGGTCCTCCTCGTTGTCGCCCttctgtcccctcctctctctgtcccgctcCTCTTGTCCCTCCTCGCGTCTTGCCCCTCCTTTCCTGCCGCTCCTGCTGCCTGCCCTGTCGCGCGtggctttctctctcctctctggtgcGGCCTACCTCTGTCCCCCCTCGTCCGCTCGCTGGTCCTGCCTCTGCGTGCCTTGTGGTCTGCCTTCCGTCTCCTCGTTCccgtcctcctctctgtccccggCCCTCGTTCGTGGTGgctcctgtctctgctctcctctctgtgtcccctCCTGTCGCCTCCTCTCTCCGCCCTCGCTTCTTCCCCTCCTGCGCTCTTGTGGCTGTCCCGCTCTGCTTCTCCGGCCGTCCCCCGTCGTCGTCTCTCCTCCCCTCGAGTGCGGCTCACCTGCTCTTTTCTCTAATGATGCGAGTGTGTTCTGTCTTTGTGTAAAATATCCACGCCTATCCATGTAACTTTGCGAGGTGGAATTGAGGTAATGGTAGTACGGGTGCCTAACCATCTGAAAGGGAGACGTGCTAACGTAAGTCATACACAATAGCATTAGGACCATATTCATTCACCTGAAAAACTGATTTAGTCACGTCCCTACATGTTCATCCGTCCGTGTGTTTTGTTCCAGAGAGAAGCTGATCAGACTGCAACATGAGAACAACATGTTGAAGCTGGCCCAGGAGAGTTCTGATAATGAGAAGATCGCTCTGCTGCAGAGTCTGCTGGAGGACGCTAACAGCAGGAAGAACGAACTGGAGACAGAAAACAGGTACACAGACACTCgctacacacacacttgttcttctattccattaaaaatcatattttccctaagcctaaccccaaccttaaagGAACATTGttctacttcatattcatcatgtcCACCTCCACATCAACATATGAGAAAGTTGTGCTTTTATATGTTTAGTAGTAAAACAGATAGAGGAAGATAGGTGtttaccatgcatgagagcaccagctgttccggacgactgtgtgatcacgctctctgtagccgatgtgagtaagacctgtaAACAGGTCAACAGTCACAAAGCCGCActgcggattaccaggacgtgtactcagagcagttggcacggaccaactggcaagtgtcttcattgacattttcaaactctccctgaccgagtcagtgcgtacatgtttcaaacagacacaccatagtccctgtggccaagaaagcgaaggtaacctgcctaaatgattaccgccccgtagcactcacgtcggtagccatcaagtgctttgaaaggctggtcatgggggAGAATTTTCCCTTGTTTTACTGTCCTTATGGGGACATTTGTAGATTGCAGGTCCCAACGCGGATAGAAGAACACAATCcgattttccctaacccctaatctTAACaataaccctaactttaacctgaaaaccttaaccctaaaactaaccctagatcctaattctaaccctaacacgaattctaaccttaaccctaaaccccctagaaacagcatttgaccttgtggggactaacaaaatgtccccagttggtcaaatgtttgttcgtttactattcttgtggggacttct
Coding sequences:
- the LOC112078291 gene encoding protein Hook homolog 3-like, translating into MVPLGSNEGSDSLAAEIVTPEIREKLIRLQHENNMLKLAQESSDNEKIALLQSLLEDANSRKNELETENRLVNQRLIEGQSQVEELQRSLQEQDSKADDSIILKKRNDAHLEKLREVNGELQKKSAYIDDLEPKYTAS